A single Deltaproteobacteria bacterium DNA region contains:
- a CDS encoding PAS domain S-box protein — protein MVETQIDQIFEDIVETIRDPFLVLDSDLKVISANRSFIDSFKVTREETLGNFIYDLGNKQWDIPKLRELLETILPQQTVFDNYEVEHDFATIGRRIMLLNARQVERAVGKERIILLAIEDITERKKIEDGLEKTRKELAIIKKTADEASEFAESVINTVREPLISLDQDLRVVTVSRSFYEFFKVKPEETVGQLIYDLGNKQWDIPKLRELLETILPQETTFDNYEVEHDFATIGRRTMLLNARQIEQAMGRERIILLAIEDITERRQLEDLLAESAGQTIKESEERYRIIFEGAAEGILVADMETQRFKYCNPAICEMLGYSEEELIELDVTDIHPKESLDHVLADFETQARGDKHLSPSIPCLRKDGSVFYADVQTTPGIIDGLECNVGFFTDVTKRRQIEAQLRQAQKMEAIGTLAGGVAHDFNNILTTIIGYADLMLMDIDTEKPLTEEIKEIKIAGERAAALTRQLLAFSRKQIVQPEILDLNKLLTGIEKMLVRLIGEDIEILMIQESALWKVEIDPGQMEQVIMNLAVNAKDAMPLGGKLTIETANMDLNDNHFDEHGIVEKQTGSYVVLTVSDTGIGMDKGVQEYIFDPFYTTKEKGKGTGLGLSTIYGIVKQNNGFIWVYSEPGQGSTFKIYLPRVKRDIKAEKKEQPPVENLRGSETVLIVEDDNSIRKLAQKSLQPHGYRVLVAENGEDALRTSKEHGGPIDLIVTDVVMPKMSGKETAERLQALHPQMKVIYMSGYTDDAIVRHGVLAPGLNFLEKPFSPGGLARKVREVLDKK, from the coding sequence GTGGTGGAGACTCAGATAGACCAGATATTCGAAGATATCGTAGAGACAATACGTGACCCCTTTTTGGTGCTGGATTCAGATCTGAAGGTTATCTCAGCAAACCGAAGTTTCATTGATTCATTCAAGGTAACGCGGGAAGAAACTTTAGGCAATTTTATCTATGACCTTGGCAACAAACAGTGGGATATCCCCAAGCTGCGGGAACTTTTAGAAACCATCCTGCCCCAACAGACCGTCTTTGACAACTATGAGGTTGAACACGATTTTGCCACCATCGGCAGGCGTATAATGCTTTTGAATGCCCGGCAGGTTGAACGGGCGGTGGGCAAGGAGCGGATTATCCTCCTGGCCATTGAGGACATTACCGAGCGTAAGAAGATAGAAGACGGCCTGGAAAAGACCCGAAAAGAACTGGCGATCATCAAAAAAACCGCAGATGAAGCCAGTGAATTTGCTGAGAGCGTTATCAACACCGTGCGTGAACCCTTAATTTCCTTGGATCAAGACCTCAGGGTGGTCACCGTCAGCCGTTCCTTCTATGAATTTTTCAAGGTAAAACCTGAAGAGACTGTGGGGCAGCTTATTTATGACCTTGGCAACAAACAATGGGATATCCCCAAGCTGCGGGAACTGCTGGAAACCATACTTCCCCAGGAAACAACCTTTGATAACTACGAGGTTGAACACGATTTTGCCACCATCGGCAGGCGCACAATGCTTTTGAATGCCAGGCAGATTGAACAAGCGATGGGCAGGGAACGGATCATCCTCCTGGCTATTGAGGACATTACCGAGCGCAGGCAATTGGAAGACCTGCTTGCAGAGTCTGCAGGACAGACAATCAAAGAATCAGAAGAAAGGTATAGGATTATATTTGAAGGAGCTGCAGAGGGTATACTGGTGGCGGACATGGAGACCCAGAGATTCAAATACTGTAATCCAGCCATATGCGAGATGTTGGGGTATTCCGAAGAAGAGCTCATAGAGCTGGACGTGACGGATATCCACCCCAAAGAGTCGCTCGATCACGTCCTGGCCGACTTCGAGACCCAGGCGCGTGGTGATAAGCATCTCTCTCCGAGTATCCCCTGCCTCCGGAAAGATGGCAGCGTCTTCTATGCGGACGTCCAAACGACCCCGGGCATCATCGACGGCCTGGAGTGCAACGTGGGGTTCTTCACCGATGTCACCAAGCGCAGGCAGATCGAGGCGCAGCTCCGTCAGGCCCAGAAAATGGAAGCCATCGGCACACTGGCAGGCGGCGTGGCCCATGATTTTAACAATATACTGACCACTATCATCGGGTATGCGGACCTTATGTTAATGGATATCGACACTGAGAAACCCTTAACTGAGGAGATAAAGGAAATCAAGATAGCCGGGGAAAGGGCAGCCGCTTTGACCCGCCAGCTCCTCGCCTTCAGCCGCAAACAGATTGTCCAGCCTGAGATCCTGGATCTGAATAAATTATTGACAGGGATAGAGAAGATGCTTGTCCGCCTGATTGGAGAGGATATTGAGATTCTGATGATCCAGGAATCTGCCTTATGGAAGGTAGAGATAGACCCCGGACAGATGGAGCAGGTGATTATGAACCTGGCGGTCAATGCCAAGGACGCCATGCCCTTGGGAGGCAAGCTCACCATTGAAACGGCCAACATGGATCTGAACGATAACCATTTTGATGAACACGGCATTGTTGAAAAGCAAACAGGCTCTTATGTGGTGCTGACTGTCAGTGATACCGGCATTGGGATGGACAAAGGAGTCCAGGAATATATCTTTGATCCTTTTTACACCACCAAGGAGAAAGGCAAGGGCACAGGATTGGGCCTGTCCACGATCTACGGCATTGTCAAACAAAACAATGGGTTTATATGGGTCTACAGCGAGCCCGGACAGGGTTCCACCTTCAAAATTTATCTGCCCCGGGTGAAAAGAGATATTAAGGCGGAGAAAAAAGAACAACCCCCTGTGGAGAACCTTAGGGGTTCTGAGACCGTTTTGATTGTAGAAGATGACAATAGCATTCGAAAACTTGCGCAAAAGTCTCTCCAGCCCCATGGATACAGAGTATTGGTGGCTGAAAACGGGGAAGATGCCTTGAGAACAAGCAAGGAACACGGGGGGCCGATTGATCTGATAGTAACTGATGTGGTGATGCCCAAGATGAGTGGCAAGGAAACAGCAGAACGGTTGCAAGCGCTCCACCCGCAAATGAAGGTAATTTACATGTCTGGATATACGGACGACGCTATTGTTCGTCACGGTGTTTTGGCACCGGGACTTAATTTTCTTGAAAAGCCTTTTTCACCGGGAGGTTTGGCGCGCAAGGTTCGGGAGGTGCTGGACAAGAAATAG
- a CDS encoding HNH endonuclease, whose product MADDVNHKAVCIFCDRTDNEVRFNREHVIPKSVGGNLFLDDAVCVECNSSLGANIDAELLKLPDVLRAFEVLNIPHDRDGILNRHFNITGKAADVELLFGKSRGQAFYFPEQRLRDGSLIAPERDYIESLQRNVKRDKRLPEVGLSDQHIKELLEELSSSYEKAQPGDTIECVELGLTLRKRSDKLSISATPRETADLFPLIAKIAYEIMFFYGGAELFSEENVELRRLLLTSIIQQKIQRGLSVTRVEATIKYFSPVHLIRLAFPDYITILRVAFFGHIEFVLTTKPLSKAYVNNLKNNLGVIDLYALDYQQELDKSTKSFWTVTEKNEINCIAVT is encoded by the coding sequence ATGGCTGACGACGTCAATCATAAAGCTGTTTGCATCTTTTGTGATCGCACTGATAATGAGGTGCGGTTCAATCGCGAGCATGTCATTCCAAAGAGCGTAGGCGGAAATCTATTTCTCGATGATGCCGTCTGCGTCGAATGCAACAGTAGCCTCGGTGCTAACATAGATGCAGAACTGCTAAAGTTACCTGATGTGCTTCGGGCATTTGAAGTTCTCAATATCCCTCACGACCGCGACGGAATCCTAAATCGGCATTTCAATATCACCGGTAAGGCTGCGGACGTGGAGCTACTCTTCGGCAAATCAAGGGGACAAGCTTTTTATTTTCCCGAGCAACGTCTTCGAGACGGTAGTCTCATTGCACCTGAACGCGACTACATTGAATCGTTGCAGCGAAATGTGAAACGCGATAAGAGACTCCCTGAAGTAGGTTTATCCGATCAACACATAAAGGAACTGCTTGAAGAGTTAAGTTCGTCGTACGAAAAGGCACAACCTGGCGATACCATCGAGTGTGTTGAGCTTGGATTGACCCTTCGCAAACGCTCTGACAAGCTCTCAATCAGTGCTACTCCTCGGGAAACAGCAGATCTTTTTCCGTTGATTGCGAAAATCGCTTATGAGATCATGTTTTTTTACGGTGGAGCAGAGTTGTTTAGTGAGGAAAATGTGGAGTTGAGACGGCTACTGTTGACTTCGATTATCCAACAAAAAATACAGAGAGGACTGTCTGTAACGCGAGTTGAAGCCACCATTAAGTATTTTAGCCCGGTCCACCTCATTAGATTGGCATTTCCAGATTATATTACGATACTACGTGTAGCATTCTTTGGTCACATTGAATTTGTGTTGACAACAAAGCCACTTTCTAAAGCTTACGTAAACAATTTGAAGAATAATCTCGGAGTAATAGACTTATATGCACTTGATTACCAACAGGAGCTCGATAAGTCGACGAAGTCATTTTGGACTGTTACTGAAAAGAATGAGATTAACTGCATCGCAGTAACATGA
- a CDS encoding serine/threonine protein kinase — protein MKFPNNLRWELTGKTCGEGGQAQVFLVRDKNAEFDGVWALKALKRGEPGQAYERFCREISTIKNLRNPNIISVIDNSSPEDDFQFYVMEYIDGARPLEKLVKDESNPYHGDPLRSLFLFEQICSALIACEKASPKIIHRDLSPSNILIKPDLTIKVIDFGLCQLQGSETITLIDEGVGTINYMAPECESVSEGMIGIGADLYSAGKILWSAITSLKAFSRENPAFNDKSMPEMFPDNPSTWHLHHIFEKTIRREWRNRWGSAIEAKAVAKRVRSIIESGYPPLEEIGPRCPICGFGELSGFEQSHAVFGNPNPRGIESRQCTYCGVCFPFNSAKRKEALGSRKKLD, from the coding sequence ATGAAATTTCCTAATAATCTGCGTTGGGAATTGACTGGCAAAACTTGTGGAGAAGGGGGGCAAGCACAAGTCTTCCTAGTCAGAGATAAGAATGCAGAATTTGATGGCGTCTGGGCGCTGAAAGCCCTAAAACGTGGTGAGCCTGGTCAAGCTTACGAACGTTTCTGTAGAGAAATTTCTACCATTAAAAACCTCCGAAATCCGAATATTATAAGCGTTATTGATAATTCTTCACCAGAAGATGATTTTCAATTCTACGTTATGGAGTATATTGATGGGGCACGTCCTCTTGAAAAACTTGTTAAGGACGAGTCCAATCCATACCATGGAGATCCTCTTAGATCACTTTTCCTATTTGAGCAAATCTGCTCTGCCCTCATAGCGTGCGAGAAAGCTAGTCCGAAGATCATTCATAGAGATTTAAGTCCTTCCAATATCCTTATAAAACCAGACCTCACAATAAAAGTGATTGATTTTGGACTTTGCCAGCTACAGGGAAGCGAAACCATCACGCTGATTGACGAGGGTGTTGGCACGATAAATTATATGGCTCCAGAATGTGAATCCGTGTCCGAAGGCATGATCGGAATCGGAGCGGATTTATATTCAGCCGGAAAAATTCTGTGGTCTGCAATCACCAGTCTAAAAGCATTCTCCCGAGAGAATCCAGCATTCAATGACAAATCAATGCCAGAAATGTTTCCCGATAATCCAAGCACTTGGCACCTTCATCATATTTTTGAAAAAACAATTCGTCGTGAGTGGCGTAACCGATGGGGATCCGCTATCGAGGCCAAGGCTGTAGCGAAAAGAGTCCGTTCTATTATCGAATCTGGCTATCCTCCTTTGGAAGAAATTGGCCCCCGATGCCCAATTTGCGGATTTGGAGAACTATCGGGATTCGAACAAAGCCATGCTGTATTTGGCAATCCTAATCCTCGTGGGATCGAATCGAGGCAATGCACGTATTGCGGTGTATGTTTCCCATTCAATTCAGCAAAACGCAAGGAGGCTTTGGGTAGCCGCAAGAAACTTGATTAA
- a CDS encoding FMN-binding protein: MFRSRIFRYNPRGNRPIGRGIACILLAILFAGCAATPMIGEPLEQRKLKGGTYEGVYRGGPNKAVVRVTIEDNRIVHIEMVEHWELRGKEAESLTLKRIIEQQSTQVDAVSGATNSSLVIMNAVQRAVEKAYSD, encoded by the coding sequence ATGTTTCGCAGTCGAATCTTCAGGTACAATCCCCGTGGCAATAGACCTATTGGGCGTGGAATCGCCTGTATTCTGCTTGCCATCCTCTTTGCCGGTTGCGCGGCAACACCCATGATCGGGGAACCCCTGGAGCAGAGAAAACTCAAGGGTGGGACCTACGAAGGAGTCTATAGGGGAGGGCCTAACAAGGCCGTCGTGAGGGTAACCATCGAAGATAACAGGATCGTCCATATTGAAATGGTCGAACACTGGGAGCTAAGGGGGAAGGAGGCCGAATCACTTACCCTCAAAAGGATCATAGAACAGCAGTCAACACAGGTCGATGCGGTAAGCGGGGCCACAAACAGCAGCCTGGTCATCATGAATGCGGTACAGCGGGCCGTTGAAAAGGCCTATTCGGATTAG
- a CDS encoding flavin reductase family protein, translating to MEKIKLGPQTLLYPMPAVLVGANVDLKANFMTAAWCGIAASSPPAISVALQKVRHTLKGINEQGTFSINVPSTSLARKVDFCGIYSGEKRDKSGLFEIFYGVLQTAPLVRECPVNLECKVIHSLDLKSHMLIIGEILETYVDESCMTDGKPDPAKIDPLIFTVGVAQYQCLGGVIGKAFRMGKDE from the coding sequence ATGGAAAAAATAAAACTTGGGCCTCAAACACTCCTTTATCCAATGCCGGCGGTATTGGTCGGAGCAAACGTTGACCTAAAAGCCAATTTCATGACGGCTGCCTGGTGTGGTATTGCAGCATCCAGCCCACCGGCTATTTCAGTTGCGTTACAAAAAGTGAGACACACCTTGAAGGGTATTAACGAACAAGGGACTTTCTCCATTAACGTGCCGTCTACAAGTCTTGCCCGGAAGGTGGATTTCTGCGGGATCTATTCAGGTGAGAAAAGAGATAAATCGGGACTTTTTGAGATTTTTTACGGAGTCTTGCAGACGGCTCCCCTCGTTCGCGAATGTCCCGTTAATCTTGAATGCAAAGTGATTCATTCCCTGGATCTCAAGAGCCACATGTTGATTATTGGAGAGATTCTTGAAACATATGTGGATGAGAGTTGCATGACCGACGGGAAACCTGACCCTGCTAAGATAGATCCCCTCATATTCACTGTAGGAGTTGCGCAATATCAGTGCCTGGGAGGTGTTATCGGGAAAGCCTTTCGTATGGGAAAAGATGAATAA
- a CDS encoding bifunctional metallophosphatase/5'-nucleotidase, producing MNWTRFVAFVLAAGVWVGCSDNHHTDQSSVKIAVMTTADLQSCIVSREVVSNGKTLTVGGLARIASAAKQIRSEVDGALLVSSGDDLLGSFYRMFQGEPEMEGMSLAGYEVATPGNHEFDYGTDMYKQALTFAQFDLVSANLIVDDADLSSRILPYVIKEVAGVSIGIFGMMTPEFSLLCNPIGGGVRVSGEIIPLAQGLVDELRGGGCDLIIGLTHIGYAWASKLAQNVTGIDIIVDGQDRQPVHETVKDTIIIQEGPGGEYLGVLRFTVEGGFILNPTWQRILIDAKVGHDPEIQALMEGYVSEYEHRLGQQIGDSTVDLDGRKDRLRSGETNLGDLVADSWRGRFADSDVATVNAGSIRGDAIYPAGPISYLTVNEMLPYWNELVRVEMLGSHIKEALEVSASAVRIQGDGCADGNRASTGGFLQVSGLRITIDFEQPGFCAVYSGREISEILNPGSRIVKAEVWQEGFWVPLDPAEAYTVLVNDYIAEGGDGHYIFLREDLKKTLTTTTVTDILADYVIQHTPISPGIDGRILYLNGLDGLD from the coding sequence ATGAACTGGACACGTTTTGTTGCTTTTGTGCTGGCGGCGGGGGTCTGGGTGGGTTGTTCGGACAATCACCATACCGATCAGTCATCTGTAAAGATCGCAGTGATGACGACCGCTGACCTGCAAAGCTGCATCGTTTCTCGCGAGGTCGTTTCAAACGGGAAAACACTGACAGTGGGCGGGCTGGCCCGGATCGCATCAGCCGCAAAGCAGATCCGCAGTGAGGTGGATGGCGCCCTGCTGGTCTCTTCCGGAGATGACCTGTTGGGTTCCTTTTACCGCATGTTCCAGGGCGAGCCCGAGATGGAGGGCATGAGCCTTGCCGGGTATGAGGTCGCCACGCCCGGCAACCATGAGTTTGATTACGGCACAGATATGTACAAACAAGCCTTGACCTTTGCCCAATTCGATCTGGTATCTGCCAATCTTATTGTGGATGACGCGGACCTCTCAAGTCGAATCCTGCCCTATGTAATAAAGGAGGTTGCCGGGGTGAGCATCGGCATTTTTGGCATGATGACACCCGAGTTTTCTTTGTTGTGCAATCCGATTGGCGGTGGGGTCCGCGTTTCTGGGGAGATCATCCCCCTGGCTCAGGGACTGGTGGACGAATTGAGGGGAGGCGGTTGCGATCTGATTATCGGGCTCACCCATATCGGTTATGCCTGGGCCTCCAAACTCGCTCAAAACGTCACGGGCATCGACATTATTGTCGATGGTCAGGATCGGCAACCTGTTCATGAAACCGTCAAGGACACGATCATTATCCAGGAAGGGCCAGGCGGCGAGTATCTCGGTGTCCTTAGATTTACCGTTGAGGGCGGTTTTATCTTAAATCCCACATGGCAGCGGATCCTGATCGACGCAAAGGTCGGGCATGATCCTGAAATCCAGGCCCTGATGGAGGGATACGTCTCGGAATATGAGCATAGACTCGGGCAACAGATTGGCGACTCCACGGTTGATCTGGATGGCCGCAAGGATAGGCTTCGCTCGGGTGAGACCAATTTGGGCGACCTGGTAGCGGATAGCTGGAGAGGCAGGTTCGCAGACTCGGATGTGGCGACGGTCAACGCCGGTTCCATCCGTGGTGATGCCATATACCCAGCCGGGCCCATAAGTTACTTGACTGTAAACGAAATGCTCCCTTACTGGAATGAACTTGTCCGTGTTGAGATGCTGGGTTCTCACATCAAGGAAGCGCTGGAGGTTTCCGCGTCGGCGGTCCGTATCCAAGGAGATGGATGTGCGGACGGAAACCGGGCCTCCACAGGCGGCTTTCTCCAGGTCAGTGGTCTCAGAATCACCATTGATTTTGAACAACCGGGCTTCTGCGCCGTCTATTCGGGGAGGGAGATTTCCGAAATTCTCAATCCGGGGTCCAGGATCGTCAAAGCGGAGGTCTGGCAGGAAGGCTTCTGGGTCCCCCTGGACCCTGCCGAAGCCTATACTGTCCTTGTCAACGACTACATTGCAGAAGGCGGAGACGGGCATTACATATTTTTGAGAGAAGATCTCAAGAAAACCCTTACGACCACGACAGTTACCGATATCCTGGCGGATTATGTGATCCAGCATACCCCCATATCGCCGGGAATTGACGGAAGGATACTTTACCTGAACGGTCTTGATGGGCTCGACTGA
- a CDS encoding MBL fold metallo-hydrolase, translating into MIRQIPIGDFEVFTYVVTCPETREATIMDPAGEPEKILSALSAEDLKARFILNTHGHADHILGNEALKEALAVPVCLHRADMDFFCSPAIKERIKKELGLACEAVADIPLEDGQTLTLGNLEIKVIHTPGHTPGSCCFLTEGNLFTGDTLFVGAAGRTDLTGGSLDTLLASIRDKLLVLPPDTVIWPGHDYGESPTSTIGREMEENVYITEFILDE; encoded by the coding sequence ATCATCAGGCAGATTCCCATAGGGGATTTTGAGGTGTTCACCTATGTGGTGACCTGTCCCGAGACGCGAGAGGCGACCATCATGGATCCTGCCGGAGAGCCAGAGAAGATCCTTTCAGCCTTGTCTGCCGAGGACCTGAAAGCCAGGTTCATCCTAAATACACATGGACATGCAGACCATATCCTTGGAAATGAGGCACTGAAAGAGGCCCTTGCGGTTCCTGTATGCCTGCATCGTGCAGATATGGACTTCTTTTGCAGTCCGGCCATCAAAGAGAGGATTAAGAAGGAATTGGGGCTTGCCTGTGAGGCCGTGGCAGACATACCTCTGGAGGACGGTCAGACCCTCACCCTGGGTAATCTGGAAATCAAGGTCATTCACACCCCTGGTCACACCCCTGGTTCCTGTTGCTTCCTCACTGAGGGGAATCTGTTCACGGGCGACACCCTGTTCGTAGGCGCAGCCGGAAGGACAGATCTGACCGGTGGATCCCTTGATACGCTTCTCGCCTCCATTCGGGACAAACTGCTGGTCCTCCCACCGGACACAGTGATCTGGCCGGGCCATGATTATGGAGAGAGTCCCACGTCAACGATAGGGAGGGAAATGGAGGAGAACGTCTATATAACGGAATTTATACTGGATGAGTAA
- a CDS encoding class I SAM-dependent methyltransferase, with protein MPFPNKSKTILKKMPTTTFKTVSEEEIQRINRLQRKLFDDFYHLFEPPLPEGVPERLEKIISCGKIAEGDTVLDVGSGTGILIAIIQKYKPSCIYACDLSDDMLKQLKENYSSVKTILADVRDLRLPDQCIDVVFINACYPNIVDKAGAFSNISRMMKRKGRLVISHPLGKAFISSLKASMPFALDDFPEEPKASALLKSFGFEIETFIDEPKLYILVALKRRLREPVKEAK; from the coding sequence ATGCCTTTCCCAAATAAATCTAAAACGATACTCAAAAAAATGCCTACAACAACGTTTAAGACCGTCAGCGAAGAAGAAATCCAGAGGATTAACAGGCTTCAACGAAAGTTGTTTGATGACTTTTACCACCTTTTTGAGCCCCCTTTACCTGAGGGTGTACCTGAGCGGCTCGAGAAAATCATATCCTGCGGCAAAATCGCCGAGGGGGACACCGTCCTTGATGTGGGATCTGGCACGGGAATTTTGATTGCGATCATTCAGAAATACAAGCCCAGTTGCATTTATGCGTGCGATCTCTCAGACGATATGCTGAAGCAATTGAAAGAAAACTATTCCTCCGTGAAAACCATTTTGGCCGATGTTCGGGATCTGAGGCTGCCGGACCAATGTATTGATGTAGTCTTCATCAATGCCTGTTATCCAAACATTGTAGACAAAGCAGGGGCTTTCTCAAACATCAGCAGGATGATGAAGCGCAAAGGACGCCTCGTGATCAGCCATCCTCTGGGCAAGGCATTTATCTCTTCACTAAAAGCCAGTATGCCATTCGCCCTTGATGATTTCCCGGAAGAGCCGAAAGCATCTGCTTTACTAAAGTCCTTTGGGTTTGAAATAGAGACTTTCATTGACGAGCCCAAACTCTACATTCTGGTTGCCTTGAAACGCAGGCTCAGGGAGCCGGTTAAGGAGGCCAAATAA
- a CDS encoding alpha/beta hydrolase, producing MGVEEAAFVRSFYQDPDLQVDRLAKITCPVLILLGEKDDLFIEPARIMASAIPDNRHVVIEGIGHVTAIEAPDRLARELLSFLQDHPLHQRP from the coding sequence ATGGGGGTTGAAGAAGCGGCATTTGTCCGGTCGTTTTACCAGGATCCGGATCTGCAGGTGGACAGATTGGCGAAGATCACCTGCCCCGTTCTAATCCTGCTTGGCGAAAAGGACGATCTGTTTATTGAGCCGGCCAGAATCATGGCCAGCGCCATTCCAGATAACCGGCATGTCGTTATTGAAGGCATAGGGCATGTGACCGCTATAGAGGCCCCGGATCGCCTGGCCCGAGAACTGCTTTCCTTCCTGCAGGATCACCCTCTGCACCAACGGCCTTAA
- a CDS encoding fibronectin type III domain-containing protein — protein MRTKKFAFIVAALATVCLVGVAFADDPPILGGEGNGNSLTSPVLSVQTFKSTASLGWTSVPGASGYTLSYAPYPYTGPDSIKHMDVGTKRGVAVDLSVGSSYYVAVQAYNNSGSSAYSNIERFTIFGVSCVVSTDDEGTVAVASVGDENADIDNALVTVNDVALAYGPSLEFRTERGFDVDVVLPIYYADLSRFTYGDSLQLTARMPDGTIIYDRTNVTIPGRLALLEPNKCQIIADSQDVPMQWDVAADAEGYVAGYTEVDAFDQDLADDDAGYYAAYVDASTTEATVPSAYTVIGDATFFASAVTGDTEIFTSEEDAVGSFLIATTSDSVDAKIVEAFGSESLPVEKVTEDRGSQGLRVAKQYSKKIEGYKFNIRECDPNQIQSPGTISFYFKLHSYKASIAFVEAYDMNGNKYFSWKKVRIFKSSKKYYPSFSVSPGTTVIFGTHDASERGKTYSY, from the coding sequence ATGAGAACAAAGAAATTTGCGTTTATTGTGGCTGCTCTGGCGACAGTCTGTTTGGTAGGAGTGGCGTTTGCCGATGATCCCCCCATTCTTGGAGGTGAGGGGAATGGAAATTCACTCACAAGCCCGGTGTTATCGGTTCAGACGTTTAAATCCACGGCGTCACTGGGGTGGACCTCGGTACCTGGGGCCTCCGGATATACCCTCTCCTACGCGCCCTATCCGTACACCGGCCCTGATTCGATCAAACATATGGATGTGGGGACGAAGAGAGGCGTGGCAGTCGATCTCTCGGTGGGGTCATCATATTATGTGGCGGTTCAGGCTTATAATAATTCCGGTTCCAGCGCTTACTCCAACATTGAACGATTCACCATCTTTGGCGTCTCCTGTGTTGTGTCGACGGATGACGAAGGCACAGTGGCCGTTGCATCGGTTGGTGATGAAAATGCAGATATCGACAATGCCTTGGTCACGGTCAATGATGTGGCCCTGGCATATGGTCCTTCCCTGGAATTCCGAACCGAGAGGGGGTTCGACGTCGATGTGGTCCTGCCGATCTATTATGCAGATTTAAGCCGGTTCACGTATGGAGATTCGCTTCAGCTTACCGCCCGGATGCCTGACGGGACCATTATTTACGATCGCACCAACGTCACAATTCCGGGGAGACTCGCTCTCCTTGAGCCCAACAAGTGTCAAATAATCGCGGATAGCCAAGATGTTCCCATGCAATGGGATGTCGCAGCCGACGCTGAAGGATATGTGGCAGGTTATACGGAAGTGGACGCCTTTGACCAGGATCTGGCAGATGATGATGCGGGGTACTATGCCGCGTATGTAGATGCATCCACAACAGAGGCGACAGTCCCTTCCGCATACACCGTCATCGGCGATGCAACATTCTTTGCCAGCGCTGTTACGGGTGATACTGAAATCTTCACATCGGAAGAAGACGCCGTCGGATCGTTTTTAATCGCCACAACTTCCGATTCGGTCGATGCCAAAATAGTGGAGGCCTTTGGCAGCGAGTCCTTGCCCGTAGAGAAAGTCACAGAGGATCGGGGATCCCAGGGGCTCAGAGTCGCAAAGCAATACAGCAAGAAGATAGAAGGATACAAATTTAATATCCGCGAATGCGATCCCAATCAGATACAATCCCCGGGGACCATCTCGTTCTATTTCAAGTTGCATTCGTATAAGGCCAGCATTGCGTTTGTGGAAGCATATGATATGAATGGCAACAAATACTTCTCATGGAAAAAAGTCCGGATATTCAAGAGCAGCAAAAAATATTATCCGTCCTTCTCTGTCAGCCCCGGGACCACCGTAATTTTTGGGACACACGATGCCAGCGAGCGCGGGAAAACATACAGCTATTGA